A segment of the Crassostrea angulata isolate pt1a10 chromosome 10, ASM2561291v2, whole genome shotgun sequence genome:
ttacatagaaacaatatatatacatgtatatctatatatatttttaaaatttactttttactgatttttttaatatataattgaCTTGTTATGACTCATTCTTGATTTAACCTGTCATTTTTGTAATTTCATAAGAGCTTATAAATCATGTAGACAAAGCACCGGTATATTTATTCATTGCAGGGATAtactttgttttgaaatttaaatttcttaaatgaGCTTTAGCTTTTCTCTGTAgacatatatttgataaatacaatAATAAAGTCAATCATAGTTATTAATACttttaatgtataatatattaaattcaacaaaatttagtctctggatattttttttctacttcaatgtcatattttatataccagagaataaataaaacatgtaagttaaaaaaaaaaatggattgaGCACTAGTCCTGAGCCTCGCTATAAAGTCATGGAACGGCGGCAGCGCCTATCCTCTGACCGTACAGAGAATAAGGGGAGAAATAAGGTCCAAAAGACGGAAGCTGCTGGGAAGGAAGTCCCGCTGTGGCTGGTGACGTCATCGATTTGTAGGGATGGTAACGGGAAGAACCCATGGCACTGAGGGGACTGAGACTTGTAGGATAGGTTCTCCTTATCGACCCTGGACTACTTGACCCAGGGGATGGAAGACCCAGATGTGAGAACCCGGGGAGTCCGGCGGGTGGCACCCCATAACGTTCGTAGGCCGCCGCCAGGGCTAGCGGGTCTGTGACAGTGGTGTGTGAACGGAGATGCTGTAAGAGGTCCTCGGAGGTTGTAAATCGTTTTCCACACGGCTCGTTACCAGGAGACACCCAGTTACAGACAAATGGTAGACCGCTGTGGGCAGCGGACAGAGACGGGTACAGTGATGAGGAGAAGAGGTGTGACCCCAGACCTTGGGCTGACATGAGACTGGATGTTGAATATGTTGTCGGCGGCATGTGAGGAAAAGAAGGTAGTCCCATGCTTAGATTTTGCAACGCCTTTTCATGAGCACATTGTGTACATCCAACAGCAGTGCATGTAGAGGATAAATGTGAATTTTGAACAGTCAGTTGGCAGTTTGTACAATAAGGATCTCGACATACTGGAACAAGAGTTGTGGCCCCTGATGGGGTCCGAACACGAGCGTATGAAACATATGGAGACATGGTGTTCCCGTAAGCGGATTTCAGGGCTGATGATTGAGCAGCGAGTGCAGAGGACTGGGCAGCCAGGGCAGCTGCTGCAGCATGGGAGTGCAATCCATAAGGATAACCCGCCAAGGCATCGGCGGAGAGTCCAGGGTGTGAGAAATAGGGATAACTGGAAAATGAGGCAGACTGGCCAGCTTTGCTGACATCATAATCACTGGCAATGGATCTCGGGACATGTCGTGGTGACCGTGGCGACTCGGGTCGTCTTCTGTGGTCGTCTGGCACAGAGTGGCGCGAATGTGGCGACCGGGAACTCACACTGGCCCGCTCAGATTGAGATGAAGCAGAGGCAGTGGTGATGGTGACATCTTTCGGTTTGGGTGAGGATTTAGAGGTTGGTGTGGCAGATTTCTCCTCCTTTGATCGCGATACTGGGACGAGGGCTGGCACGTCCTTATGAACCACAGAGCGGAATTTGGGTTTATCATTAGTGTCAGCACTTTCCTTGGTGTTGGAGtctttcgtttcgttttcagcgggagttgatttttccaGCTGTTGTTTTTCGGCATCTTTCTTCTCCAGTGGGGGAATGATGGATTTTGTTGATGGATCTTTCCCAATGCTGCTACATGTTTGAGCTAGCATGGCTAATGGACTTTTCTTTGCATCAAGCTGAAAATGAAAgcaaaaaaacattcaaaatctCCATATAAAGGAaactttttaatgtgaaatgtCATTTCTGTAGTCCTTCATGATAGTATCAAATAGGATGACAAGTGAATGCATTAGTTTTCTATGAATACGATTAGCGGTTGTTTTACACACGAAATCGGCTCAGTTTGATTGACACGATAAAGGGCTAGTATCGCTATACGCTGAAAGCAGGTAATTTTTTCCGATGTGCTTTTAAAATACCAGTTTATTTTTCCAGGACAGTAAATTGaatcttaaaaatatatgaCCTCTTGAAGTTATTTCAATTAACAATGTTAAATCATATCGTATACTATATTAACCAAACAAGTCATTCATTTCTAGAAAAATACATACACGGAAAATTTATCGAAATCATAgtccaaaattaaataaatttcatttctgaaaaaaaactcttgttttaaaaaaaatatatgaataaaactCGTCTTACCGTTGTTGGTAAAGGGTTGTAATAGTCCGGGTTAATATACTGAGAAGCAGACGTTGACAACATCTCTCCAAGTTGTTGCATATTTCTGAGTCAATTACAAGagtacaatgaaatatatataacttCCTTTGCTAAATCACAAGCATTCCTCTAAAGAAATACAGCAAGAGTAACAGACACGGTATTGGCGTGTCGCGAAGCTCCCAGCAGTATGGTAAAACTGAAACAACTGCAAGTCTTTCGTGTTTACAGCTCGCCTGTCAATCACACATGGTAACAGACAACCACGACAGCCCCTGTTTGTAATGCGAAACATACAACCTAATACCGCCCATTAAGCTTGATGTGAAGTGATATTCTCAACACTAATGTTTGACTCTAGAGATAAAAGGGTTTATACCGCCCTCTAGCTGTTTCATATATCACCATATCCATACCAGACATTTCATTGCTTGTGGGCCTTCCGAGCTGTCAAATTTGATCAAGATCACGTGTAACAAATGTTGTAATCGAACCAATCAGTAGCGAGATAACAAAAGTCTCCCAGAAGAATGTTAATCGACAATATAGTTTGTAATCAATCATGTTAATGGCTGAATTGTCAATCAAATTTCCACTACCATGCTCATGTACtttgtacaaattaaataaGCAAATTGCACATCAAAGAAGGAATACAGAAGCGAATAAATATGGCTGCGCCGAGTGACCACCTAATCAATTATGACGATCCTTTTGTCAATAGTTCGGGCTGTTTATcctcatttatttacattttgaatactAATTCAAAACACAAACGGAAACCCCTTGAAATTTGATAGTTTAATGTAATTCAGAGAGATAATGCCCTTTATCCTACCCATttgttcaatattttcaatgaaaactcATCACAGTACCATacattttcagatcttatttttttttcttctatagaATGATTTAGTATGTGAACAAAGTGTTATCTCGTTTCTGGGTGCAAATCTGAAGTCAAACTTGTGCGGAACACGTAAATTCTCGAAAAAATGAAGCAGAATTTCGTAGAAAGACTGATTATTTTATCACAAAGTGAAAAATGCAGGGTTTTGGGTTCATGACATTTACCATCAATTTGCATGACACTCTGACGGCTAACACCTGACGCTTCACGCCTCGTCACCAGCCTTATGAATTGTGCAATCCTTCAACGTGTTATCTCATTACGCTTGAAATATCAACAGCTTCTGATGAACTGAAAGaaagatgctttatttcttCATTTCATTACCCTTCGCCCATCATAAGCACGGCCTTCCTCACTGCGCCGGTTAGCCAGTCATTCCAGCGTAACATGACATCAATTTTTCACCTtcttggaagaaaaaaaaaacccagcacaTTTTAAAGTTGCTTGAAGTCGGCCAGATATTGTGGAATTTTCCTTAGAGACACAATGCGAAGCGGCGccgtttgtttatttgttttgcgACAAGAACAGTAATTGATGAACATGGTGTCCAATGCCTGTATGTGTCTCACCATACCGTCTACTTGCACCTGAGGCAAGCAATATTTGTTGTCAATCAGGTAAATGATGAAAGTGTGTTTTTATTTCGTACCGGTGCTGTGATTATCATAATCTGACACCTATCTATACAATCTTAACAATAATGGATAATGTTTTTGTGTGTAGCCCTAGGTAACTTCAGACGGATGCGCAGATATCGATATCGATGCATTTAAAACACATATTATTttttagtttgatttttttttgtgggaACTGCCTCAAAGAAAGACGGCCTTCccaaaatatatctttaaatttttatccCATGGAATCATACGACATCTGCAGACTGAAACGCTGAAAACGCCATATTGTTTAAGCGCCTTGTTTACTTTGATCTGCAGAAGTTTCACCGTCTTGGTTTTCACTTTTATCTCTAAACTGACAGGCTAATGTGATTTATGTGAACGCATATCttaatgaattacatttgtTATTCAAATCTAGAATGTGTTGAACCGTGTTTTTATCTCAACAAACTGAAGTTTGACGAGTGAAATATTTGACTACAGGGGAATGGGCTTTTTGATGTTCCGAAATTATTGCTTCTTTGgtaaaaacacaatttcacCCGATTTTAAAGCAGGCCATTTGCAAACGaggtattttatttaaacaaattaattttctcgacaaagaaacaaaaagaaagaagaaaaaataccaGCCAGCCGACAACAAAATCTATCAACACTTGGGTTAATTaggttaaaatgttaaaattatattttaatgtgaTATTTTGATATCACAGAAATGAAACACTTACGATTTGTACATTGTAAGAATGTAAACTTCACATAACGGTAAGTCACAACGGACAAaccaaggaaaaaaatatgtataatatactCTAGATGAATATTGGGGATTTATTGATGATTGACTGTTCAGAGTAATCAGAAATTATCAGAAGTGATAACCCGATGTTATTTTGCAGATTACGAGAGGGTCCGCCTTGTTAGCACACAGGGCTTTGCCTTGATTTTTGTGTGTCAACACAGCGTGTAAAATTTACTGTTGAATTTTTATCAGGTGGGTTTATCTTGTAGGTATCCTCGCAAAAACAACCACGCCTGTTCATATCGCATGTCTCTTGACCAACAGAGAGACGGACAAATACCACCTGGTTGGAAAAGTCAACATGAAAACCGGATAGTTCTCGCCAAATTAACTTTTGCCCGATTGAAAATGTGacgaagatttttttaatgcaactAATAATCATCACTTCTTGGAGATCAATAACAAGAgaccaatattttcaaaatgaaaaaaatcaacaaacttgaaaaaaaatctaacaaaattaacaaatacaCAAATTGATGAATATCAATCAGCGTGGTCCAATATTTGATGCAATGATCTCatttcaaccatttttaaataaagggaAATTCAAATGCTTCATGACATGATAAAATTAAACGCcgcagaataaaaaaaatgccaaaaataGCTCTCGGGGTTCATTATTcataagttttatgaaaatattcaattttcaaaaaactcAAGATGATTTGTTTCCGACATTTATGTAAAGTTACAAGTCGTGGATAATTCGTGTTTTTGATCCATCCCTTGAGATTCGTTCtctgttttattgaaaaatcaattgGCAGGGTGATTAATGGACTGTCTCAGGCACGGAAACTAATGAAGGCAAATGATAAATTATTGAGTCTGATTACAATGAACATATGCAGCCGAGTAAGTGTGAATTTCTCCTCCATCAATCACGGTAATGGACGAGGGTATTCCGAGTCATCGTTATCGCACGTCCCGCGTCAATAAATCAACCAAAGGATTTCCGACCGTTCCgctggaaaataaaataaattagctGATCTTTCCCACCCGGACTATTTTATTCCCTTTGGTAATAGAAATGGGTTATGTGAATTTTTGTCGTGTATGAATACACGTACTAACTGTCAAAACTGCTTGCGATCTCCCATCTGAAAACATGTTCAAGCTGCCTAAATTCCTTGTCATGGTTTGACCTGCTGTGGTGATTCCCAACGAAGATCTGTCACTTCCATCATCGTATTTTATCGCTACCCTCCGATCAGTTTACCTACATCTCACGAGAAGCTGGTTGTGACAGAGCTCCAGGATGTTATATACGCCCTACTTGTCCTATAAACTTCACCCCGCTTCAATCTCTATTAGATGTTTCGCTAGTGCTAAAGTTTAAGAAAGTGACAGACCCAGACAAAAATGTTCCATTGTGTCATAAAATAACAACACTGTTATGTTATTTATTGCCGGTGTTTTCAATAAATGTCTCTTTTTAGCACGCTTAGCGCTAGGGAAAATGTATTATCTTGAAGTCAGGACACAATATCCTCTAGATAAAAATGTTGTCTCATCGAAACATGTTATTAAAAGTGTCGctgtaatttaaataaaatgaaattgctAAATATCTCGTAACAAcgacaacaaaacaaaaacagattgcAATTTTTTAGGAGACACATTGCAGCATTGTGTCTATATATTGACAGAGAAAAAAGTGCATTGGTATTAAGGATACAAATTGTATGAGAAAAGCGagttcttgtttgttcaaaggTTCATCAAGTACTGGTTTACTTAAAGCAAAGACTATATAGTTTAGGTTTTTGCCTCCTGGCTTCAGAGGTTTGCTTTACATCTGAAAGACCGGTTCTTTGCTTTGTCATCAGCAAGTCAATAATGTCCTCATAAATTTTCTTTTCCCAATTACGGCCCGCCATCGATACGTTATCTGATCTATGTAATCTCTATGTGTAAAGCCTTCCCCGCGCTGTAAAACGAAACATTTGCTCAAAATAATCTGGAAGACGCAGAAAAGATTTGTTGGCCGTATAACGTTGATTTATCGTCGTTTGCCTGAAATATGTCCCGCGCTGCCTCGTAAAATGCAATCTGTCTCTTCTAATGAAAATAGAAAACCTTTTTGTGTCGGTCACAATTAGCAGCGCATGGCGCTCTCCTGCCACAGATTTAAGAATCTCGGAAGTCGATGCGGGGAAACTCCCCGGTAGAGTTCGTGAAAAACCGGCAATGTTTATGGAGCGGATCCAAATGGTGGCTGTGTTATTCACACCAGAATACGTGCTGTCGATTCCCAGAACCTGTTTCCCACACGATTAAAAtctgtaaaacaaaatgtaaataattttttaaaggaaatcttttcgggggaaaaaaatcattatcgtGTCCGCCTGCATTCAACctcaaaaatgaagaaaaacagATGTAGCATTATCTGAAGCAAAAGGTTAAAATATAACAGTGGAATGATCATAGATTTCAATTGGATGTGATAGGAGTCGATGTGACAAGTAATCAATTTGCCGCAGCAGACCTGGATATTGTGATAGACACATAAAACCAAGCGAGAGAGAAAGAACGATGGGCTACAGCGAGGCATTATTGACAGGGGTGTTAAAACACAAGATATTGGCTTTGACATTACGTCGTTAACTTCCGACATTAGGGAATTGTTGCCATAATTATCACCGCCAGTTACTGTTAGCATCCAGTAAGACCCCTCTGTCAGGTGGTCTgcagttttcttttatgtgaaacATCAAAACCCTTACCGCTGTCAGAAATGGCTtttcaaaatgataaaagatTCTTTGATGTATAATGCAaaataatgtgatttttttttcattttgatatactGCAGATTCTGAGTCACGTTAGCATGTTTCCATGACGACCTGCTTTTGAAAGGTCGATTCAGTCCTAGCTGTCGAAGTCAGAAGCGCATCGTCAGTTGGGTTAAATTTTCTATACGAATGTATTGATTTCCTAATAGAGAATCTAGGGACAAAATCAGTTCAGTTAAACAATTTTCACACCTTTACAGCTCATCTTTAACAATAATAATATACCATGGAATGTAATGGAGACATCTGGGATACCTCTTTGGCATTTCAGGTTCATTGATATTAACACCCCGTGCGCTACAGGCATTCCTTTAACACAAAATTGGTGTTTATGTATTACATGTTATAAGTAAGCACTTTTCATACCAAGTTTagatttctatttttgaaatcACCCCTTTAACCATTCTTATAAGAATAAATATATGCAGATTCCAACTGCTATGAAATCAATTTGGACTCAAACCGTGGATTAGTTTAAGAGAggcttcataaaatcatttttcgTCGGATTTGAAAAGAACGTGTTATCTTGTAAAGAATTATCAGAAATAGCTTCATGGGAATAGGAACAGAATAAATTTTCAAGAGTTTATAACACTGCTATCATATTACTGCTAGAATATTTTAAGATATGgatggagaaatatttttacttttgagGAGAGAAGATATGTTTATTTgaagtcttttttttaaaggatgttattttcttgaaaactctttaataaatattaatgaatggAACAACCCTTAACACTcaaaatgaatatcaaatacATCAAAACGAGATTAGCTTGCATGAACTTGGGGGATTTCTTCTGCAGTGAATGCTTTCTACTCATCTCTCTTGGATACAAATTGGAGAAGACGTCTTGTGCCATGCATCAACACGAAGGAATTAAAATAGAATTACTCCTGTCACATCCAATCGAGAAACCCCGCTATTTACTAGCGCCGTTGGTCCCATGTTTTTTATCATCTATAATAATGAGTAACGTTGCTGGCATAAATTGAACCTTGGCTTTTCATATTTGTTAGATCAACTCTCGCATTGCTTCACGGGATATGCACTCCTTTGTTATCTCGCCGAGCGCCTGATACTAACGGATCTAGACAGCAGGAACAGTCTTGAAGAGTGAAACCTCCACGGAACCAATAATTTCAAGATAAATATCCCATCAACTGCCAGTCTTCTTCCTCTCGGCTTCCTGTAGATATGGTCGACAGCTCCGACTCGTCAGTTAGGGGGCGCTCTTGTTGTTGATTGATAACTGAACATTTTAAACGAGAGTTTATGTCAAGGTTTATCAAAACTTCAGAAATGCGACACCAGGTTTTGGCATTTCGCTTCAGTAGTAAATCAAATAACACGTTTTTTATGTAATGCACAACATTCTATGATTGCAAGAAAACATTAATCTTTTTTCGGATGGGCTCCCCTCAATAGAATGGCTGGCGCTGTATAAAACATGGCGCTGATGCACACCCAAGCAATCGCAGTCTCAAGGGACATCAATTACGTCGAGTTAACAACGCTTTGTGTGTTTGAATGTCTTTATGTTTACGTTTCGACTGAAATTACTGACACAAATTATCTAACCAAAGCGAAAATATCAATTTAGTTTGCTTTTTTTGTGAAGAGGCACTGCGGGACGTGTTTTAATTCGTAGACAAATCAGTCCTTTGGGACTTGACCATGCTCTTCGACACGCCAACGCTCGTAGTGCGTCTGATTTCGCGCCGAAGTCATCAACTTGACAGTCTACTCTTCTACTATCTTCTGCAACACACCAAGCTGTCAAGATAACCTGCTCCTGTGACGGTTTTGTAGTAATCTATGGCAGTAGATGATCGTTAATTCTGGACGGAAGCGATAGAATGTTTTTTATTGCTCTCCTCGGATTCGTTATGGTGCCATACGATTTAAATTAATGAACGGATTTTCTGCCTCCAATCTAGTCGAGTAGACATATTTATACTTTTCAGGGTGCATGTTTCGTATTCTCCACACGAGATGTTTTGCTGCATAGTGAGGGATGGGCGTGCTGTTGTGTCTGGCCCCCGAGATTTATGGATCCTCTGAGACAATAGATCTTGCTGTACAGAATCAATGACTTCTAAATTACATTGGACTTGACGTTCGAATGACAGCgcattaaaataattcaaaaaacatCCTTTGATTTACAGCAAGTCGAGTCAAAGATCCCATAGAT
Coding sequences within it:
- the LOC128166534 gene encoding zinc finger protein 503-like translates to MQQLGEMLSTSASQYINPDYYNPLPTTLDAKKSPLAMLAQTCSSIGKDPSTKSIIPPLEKKDAEKQQLEKSTPAENETKDSNTKESADTNDKPKFRSVVHKDVPALVPVSRSKEEKSATPTSKSSPKPKDVTITTASASSQSERASVSSRSPHSRHSVPDDHRRRPESPRSPRHVPRSIASDYDVSKAGQSASFSSYPYFSHPGLSADALAGYPYGLHSHAAAAALAAQSSALAAQSSALKSAYGNTMSPYVSYARVRTPSGATTLVPVCRDPYCTNCQLTVQNSHLSSTCTAVGCTQCAHEKALQNLSMGLPSFPHMPPTTYSTSSLMSAQGLGSHLFSSSLYPSLSAAHSGLPFVCNWVSPGNEPCGKRFTTSEDLLQHLRSHTTVTDPLALAAAYERYGVPPAGLPGFSHLGLPSPGSSSPGSIRRTYPTSLSPLSAMGSSRYHPYKSMTSPATAGLPSQQLPSFGPYFSPYSLYGQRIGAAAVP